In Chitinivibrionales bacterium, the following proteins share a genomic window:
- a CDS encoding glycosyltransferase family 2 protein: MSKIAVIIPAKNEAQNIGRVIEDVRSNAPQCDIIVVDDHSADNTVQTAEMFERVTVLSSSISLGIGGAVQLGVLYALKQGYDTLVRMDGDGQHNGFFIDKLLSKVKDNVLVVGTRCGADFKTSSDMARKIGGWYFRLLFRFFTRTNVLDPTSGFICFGKSIAEKFARYYPLDYPEIESTMLLIRAGYRIECEEVRMNPRKQGRSSISWFYSLVYMIAVSLAFFISFFKDNPYKGQSWKSP, encoded by the coding sequence ATGTCGAAAATTGCAGTAATTATCCCGGCAAAAAACGAGGCGCAAAACATCGGCCGCGTCATTGAAGATGTACGATCCAATGCCCCGCAATGCGATATTATTGTCGTTGACGACCATTCTGCTGATAATACCGTGCAAACTGCTGAAATGTTCGAAAGGGTGACAGTACTATCCTCTTCAATATCCCTAGGCATCGGCGGCGCGGTACAACTGGGGGTACTTTATGCCCTGAAGCAAGGATATGATACATTGGTGAGAATGGACGGTGACGGCCAACATAACGGATTTTTTATTGATAAATTATTGTCTAAAGTCAAAGACAATGTCCTCGTGGTGGGCACACGATGCGGCGCGGACTTTAAAACGTCGAGCGATATGGCGCGAAAAATCGGGGGGTGGTATTTCAGATTACTATTCCGCTTTTTCACCCGCACCAATGTTCTTGACCCTACTTCCGGGTTTATCTGCTTCGGTAAATCAATCGCAGAAAAATTTGCCAGATATTATCCGCTCGATTATCCTGAAATCGAAAGCACGATGCTGTTGATCCGGGCCGGGTATAGAATCGAATGCGAAGAGGTGCGAATGAACCCGAGAAAGCAAGGCAGGTCTTCAATCAGCTGGTTTTATTCATTGGTGTATATGATTGCGGTTTCTTTGGCGTTTTTTATTTCTTTTTTCAAGGATAACCCGTACAAGGGGCAGTCATGGAAATCACCATAA